A window of the Bufo gargarizans isolate SCDJY-AF-19 chromosome 1, ASM1485885v1, whole genome shotgun sequence genome harbors these coding sequences:
- the LOC122924942 gene encoding zinc finger protein 501-like, giving the protein MTNQWKDLTDIKVEDEEERIMGDLPCKSEVEEDIPGDVTTDKSSKNIKGKAVLSLNYKEEAEDIMQHSSGENLINPSVHPGLHSTDLLYNPPHEGPFPDQLQIVTKNTGQKGDKSFQGGKEFIEESKLSTHRRIHTAEQPYSCLECGKCFTKKSSLVQHKRIHTGEKPYSCSECGKCFTDKSNLVRHRISHTGEKPYSCSECGKCFTVKSNLVQHKRIHTGEKPYSCSECGNCFTYKSHLVEHMRKHTGEKPFSCTECGKCFSKRSYLVTHERNHTGEKPYSCSECGKCFTDKSKLVKHERNHTGEKPYSCSECGKCFTVKSNLVKHKRIHTGEKPYSCSECENCFTYKSHLVEHMRNHTGEKPYSCSECGKCFTDESGLVRHQKIHTGEKPF; this is encoded by the exons atgacaaatcagtggaaagatctgactgatattaaagtggaggatgaagaagagaggaTAATGGGCGATCTACcatgtaagagtgaggtggaggaggacattccaggagatgtcaccacag ataAATCCAGTAAAAATATTAAGGGCAAAGCTGTATTATCACTAAATTATAAAGAAGAAGCTGAAGATATCATGCAGCACTCCTCAGGAGAAAACCTCATTAACCCTAGTGTACACccaggacttcacagtacagatcttTTATATAATCCTCCTCACGAGGGACCTTTCCCTGACCAATTACAGATTGTTACCAAAAACACAGGTCAGAAAGGGGATAAAAGCTTTCAGGGTGGTAAAGAGTTTATAGAAGAATCAAAACTTTCTACACACAGAAGAATTCACACAGCAGAGCAGCCATACtcctgtttagaatgtgggaaatgttttacaaaaaaatcgaGTCTTGTTcaacataagagaattcacacaggagagaaaccatattcgtgttcagaatgtgggaaatgttttacagataaatcaaatcttgttagacATAGGattagtcacacaggagagaagccatattcatgttcagaatgtgggaaatgttttacagttaaatcaaatcttgttcaacataagagaattcacacaggagagaaaccatattcgtgttcagaatgtgggaactgttttacatataaatcacatcttgttgaaCATATGAGAaaacacacaggagagaagccattttcatgtacagaatgtgggaaatgtttttcaaAGAGATcatatcttgttacacatgagagaaatcacacaggagagaagccatattcatgttcagaatgtgggaaatgttttacagataaatcaaaaCTTGTTAAAC atgagagaaatcacacaggagagaagccatattcatgttcagaatgtggaaaatgttttacagttaaatcaaatcttgttaaacataagagaattcacacaggagagaagccatattcatgttcagaatgtgagaactgttttacatataaatcacatcttgttgaaCATatgagaaatcacacaggagagaagccatattcatgttcagaatgtgggaaatgttttacagatgaatcaggtcttgttagacatcagaaaattcacacaggagaaaagccattttga